From the Tateyamaria omphalii genome, one window contains:
- a CDS encoding extracellular solute-binding protein encodes MFKGLKTTAVGLTTAAIMAGAAYANPYEEYAGTTLIVNFPAHPHYNAAMKVLPEFTKETGIEVEVDQLPYLKMRERQTLELAQDEGEYDLISYVVFSKADYVFADQLENLAKYFMNPKLADPNYDAGDLIDGYVENIGVAGGFKGYLPGPTGSLFGIPFGSETSVLAYRKDIFEKHGIPTPETYDQLLDAACKIPEVEPGMGGMASRAASGHQASHAFLLHLAPLGGRVFDDAWNPIINNAAGVEAANALKTIVDCGPEGAMSFGPSEAANAFATGQAAMFMDSIAFMPGFEDPERSQVVGKVGYAMHPEGVRRGSQTGGFGIGIPKNAENKEAAFLLMQWLTSKKGDLMVAMEGGNPSRFSTYQDAGLNEKYPFAATFGEALKFADPDWRPIIPVWGKINADIGTTMSKVLTEDLDIQEALDGVAERTRAVMDDAGYYTWQ; translated from the coding sequence ATGTTCAAAGGACTGAAAACCACAGCGGTGGGTCTGACGACCGCCGCCATCATGGCGGGGGCGGCCTATGCCAACCCCTACGAGGAATACGCGGGCACGACGCTGATCGTGAACTTCCCCGCGCACCCGCACTACAATGCCGCGATGAAAGTGCTGCCCGAGTTCACCAAGGAAACCGGCATCGAGGTCGAGGTGGACCAACTGCCCTACCTCAAAATGCGTGAGCGTCAGACACTGGAACTGGCGCAGGACGAGGGCGAGTATGACCTCATCTCCTACGTCGTGTTTTCCAAGGCTGACTACGTCTTTGCCGACCAGTTGGAAAACCTCGCCAAGTACTTCATGAACCCCAAGCTGGCCGACCCGAACTATGACGCGGGTGATCTGATCGACGGCTATGTCGAAAACATCGGTGTCGCGGGCGGCTTCAAAGGGTATCTGCCGGGTCCGACCGGCTCGCTGTTCGGCATCCCGTTTGGGTCTGAAACCTCCGTCCTCGCCTACCGCAAGGACATTTTTGAAAAGCATGGGATCCCGACGCCCGAAACCTATGACCAACTGCTCGATGCAGCCTGCAAGATCCCCGAGGTTGAGCCGGGCATGGGCGGCATGGCATCGCGTGCGGCATCAGGCCACCAGGCCAGCCACGCGTTCCTTCTGCACCTCGCCCCTCTGGGCGGTCGCGTGTTTGACGACGCATGGAACCCAATCATCAACAATGCCGCCGGTGTCGAAGCCGCCAACGCGCTGAAAACCATCGTCGATTGCGGCCCAGAAGGCGCGATGAGCTTTGGCCCCTCCGAAGCCGCCAACGCATTCGCTACGGGTCAGGCCGCGATGTTCATGGATTCCATCGCCTTCATGCCGGGTTTCGAAGACCCGGAGCGCAGCCAGGTGGTGGGCAAGGTCGGCTATGCCATGCACCCCGAAGGCGTACGTCGCGGCAGCCAGACCGGTGGCTTTGGCATCGGTATCCCAAAGAACGCCGAGAACAAGGAAGCAGCCTTCCTGCTAATGCAGTGGTTGACGTCCAAGAAAGGGGACCTGATGGTCGCCATGGAAGGTGGCAACCCCTCGCGTTTCTCGACGTATCAGGATGCGGGTCTGAACGAGAAATATCCGTTCGCCGCGACCTTTGGGGAAGCCCTGAAATTCGCAGATCCCGACTGGCGCCCGATCATCCCCGTCTGGGGCAAGATCAATGCTGACATCGGCACGACCATGTCCAAGGTGCTGACCGAGGATCTGGACATTCAGGAAGCCCTCGATGGCGTCGCCGAACGGACCCGCGCCGTGATGGACGACGCCGGCTACTACACCTGGCAGTAA
- a CDS encoding carbohydrate ABC transporter permease has product MRTAMANRLTPYMFMAPAAIIMAIALMYPLGYMVWGSFRDWNPSQTIGEAEFVGLKNYIFLWNDPNFHESLGVTLRFAFFVVTIEMIIGVGLALLLDREIRGISVLRTMFILPMMIAPVVVGLMWRYMYHPTVGTFNRFLDSIGLPRVDWLGDYALTSVIIADIWQWTPFIFILSLAALQSLPRSALEAARIDGATGWQQIIHIKLPLMMPVLIVTALLRLIDAFKVLEVILVMTEGGPGLSTEILALRISRTATEFRELGVAAAMSNYLLILLLLLTVGMFAFNRWQEARAARLNALVEEES; this is encoded by the coding sequence ATGCGCACCGCGATGGCCAACCGATTGACGCCCTACATGTTCATGGCACCCGCCGCGATCATCATGGCAATCGCGCTGATGTACCCGCTGGGCTACATGGTCTGGGGTAGTTTTCGCGACTGGAACCCCAGCCAGACCATCGGCGAGGCGGAGTTCGTGGGCCTCAAGAACTACATCTTCCTGTGGAACGACCCGAACTTTCACGAAAGCCTGGGCGTCACCCTGCGCTTTGCCTTCTTCGTCGTCACAATCGAGATGATCATCGGCGTGGGCCTCGCCCTGCTGCTCGACCGCGAGATCAGGGGCATCTCGGTCCTGCGCACCATGTTCATCCTGCCCATGATGATCGCCCCTGTCGTGGTAGGTCTGATGTGGCGCTACATGTACCATCCAACGGTCGGCACGTTTAACCGTTTCCTCGACAGCATCGGCCTGCCGCGCGTGGATTGGCTGGGGGACTATGCGCTAACGTCGGTCATCATCGCCGACATCTGGCAATGGACGCCCTTCATCTTCATCCTGTCGCTCGCCGCCCTGCAATCACTGCCCCGCTCTGCGTTGGAAGCGGCACGTATCGACGGCGCAACCGGCTGGCAACAGATCATCCACATCAAGCTCCCGCTGATGATGCCCGTCCTGATCGTCACCGCGCTCTTGCGCCTGATCGACGCCTTCAAGGTGCTGGAGGTGATCCTTGTGATGACCGAGGGCGGACCTGGCCTGTCCACCGAAATCCTGGCGCTGCGGATCAGTCGCACCGCCACCGAATTCCGCGAACTTGGCGTTGCGGCGGCCATGTCGAATTACCTGCTGATCCTGCTGCTCTTGCTGACGGTGGGCATGTTCGCCTTCAACCGCTGGCAGGAAGCACGCGCCGCCCGGTTGAATGCGCTGGTCGAGGAGGAAAGCTGA
- a CDS encoding glycosyl hydrolase 108 family protein: MAIQKKLNSENIPFQVFEAFRTPHRQANLYAKGRTKPGNKVTWVGPWGSIHQYGLAVDFVLFENGNWSWDDSGAKAKWWSRMHEVAADHNMTPLYNKKKQLIEKPHVQLMGVTSSELRNGIYPDGGDAIWAEHLADLIDSWDGGATPAKPSHAPEKPALDPAVVADIEPDATLPAPTVALDTADTDARFQKLHSFIKWAEGGFANHPDDTGGATNFGITRETLETWRGRPVTEDEVRALTREEADQILRTNYYARCRCGEMPDRTAMVVYNTAVLSGTGKAIKTLQEAFNAMGMTVNGGPLKVDGIIGRNTIAAARETDAEAMSEIYVDLYEAYLKTRHNFDTFGNGWMNRTAKLREFLTTLPKGAGKRPTTVMKVSNKPLGLDLDADDLVSLIAAVSTGGKSAAAKLVLSRIIQKKVAEADDDTAAESILKDVVEQKLDALEPEKPALTPVNAALGETVGKLLNGKKSVIGIVGLVLTSVIPAVFPEGGGVIDPTFVQQLKANPDIQTILFTVLSIFTGWGFLGKIDKAIRDART, from the coding sequence GTGGCCATTCAGAAAAAGCTGAACAGTGAAAACATCCCCTTCCAGGTGTTTGAGGCGTTTCGTACGCCGCACAGGCAAGCCAACCTCTACGCCAAAGGCCGGACAAAGCCGGGAAACAAGGTCACTTGGGTCGGGCCTTGGGGTTCGATTCACCAATACGGTTTGGCCGTGGACTTTGTTTTGTTCGAAAACGGCAATTGGAGTTGGGATGACAGCGGCGCCAAGGCCAAGTGGTGGAGCCGCATGCATGAGGTAGCGGCCGACCACAATATGACCCCGCTTTACAACAAAAAGAAGCAGCTGATCGAAAAGCCTCACGTCCAGTTGATGGGTGTCACATCATCGGAATTGCGCAATGGCATTTATCCGGATGGTGGTGATGCGATATGGGCGGAACACCTTGCTGATCTTATCGACAGTTGGGACGGCGGCGCGACCCCGGCGAAGCCTTCCCATGCGCCAGAAAAGCCAGCTCTTGATCCAGCGGTTGTTGCCGATATTGAACCCGATGCAACACTGCCGGCTCCGACGGTCGCGCTTGACACCGCCGACACAGATGCCCGTTTTCAGAAGCTGCACAGCTTTATCAAATGGGCGGAGGGGGGATTTGCCAACCACCCCGACGATACTGGCGGTGCAACCAACTTCGGTATCACGCGCGAAACGCTTGAAACCTGGCGCGGGAGGCCCGTCACCGAAGATGAGGTGCGCGCCTTGACCCGAGAAGAGGCGGATCAGATCCTGCGCACCAATTACTATGCGCGATGTCGGTGCGGTGAAATGCCCGATCGGACCGCGATGGTTGTTTACAACACTGCAGTGCTGTCCGGCACCGGCAAGGCGATCAAGACCCTGCAAGAGGCATTCAATGCCATGGGTATGACGGTGAATGGGGGCCCGCTCAAGGTGGATGGGATCATTGGGCGCAACACCATCGCCGCGGCGCGCGAGACTGACGCGGAGGCGATGTCCGAGATCTATGTTGATCTCTACGAAGCCTATCTGAAGACCCGCCATAACTTTGATACCTTCGGAAACGGTTGGATGAACCGGACCGCAAAACTGCGTGAGTTTTTGACGACATTGCCAAAGGGGGCGGGCAAGCGCCCGACGACTGTCATGAAAGTATCTAACAAACCTTTGGGCCTGGACCTGGACGCAGATGATCTGGTGTCGCTGATTGCCGCCGTTTCGACCGGAGGTAAAAGTGCCGCTGCCAAATTGGTGTTATCCCGCATCATTCAAAAGAAGGTGGCGGAGGCAGATGATGACACTGCGGCCGAAAGTATTCTGAAGGATGTTGTGGAACAGAAACTTGACGCGCTCGAACCGGAAAAGCCAGCGCTCACGCCAGTGAATGCAGCGCTTGGGGAGACCGTTGGCAAGCTGTTGAACGGAAAGAAATCCGTCATCGGGATCGTTGGCCTCGTTCTCACCTCGGTCATCCCGGCCGTCTTCCCTGAAGGCGGCGGCGTCATCGACCCGACGTTTGTGCAGCAACTTAAAGCGAACCCGGATATCCAGACAATTCTGTTCACCGTGCTGAGCATTTTTACGGGGTGGGGCTTCCTCGGGAAAATTGACAAGGCCATTCGCGACGCACGGACCTAA
- a CDS encoding cytochrome b561 domain-containing protein, protein MDWLLAPIDPTRAHEVGFAISWHARSMVLAWGILAPMAVIIARFFKVLPGQDWPREVDNLVWWRSHWMGQSLVVGLSILGLALVLPSDFGSMSLHNWLGYAVLVGAATQVILGLVRGSKGGPTDTQMRGHHYDMTPWRRMFEALHKGIGYTVILLAIITIVLGLWKANGPVWMWLVLGIWWTALAMGFFRMQKRGMAIDTYQAIWGTDPTHPGNQGPPPGWGVRRYGETMEGKEDVRRDRGDRVRSH, encoded by the coding sequence ATGGACTGGCTCCTCGCCCCCATTGATCCAACCCGCGCGCATGAGGTGGGCTTTGCCATCTCGTGGCACGCACGGTCGATGGTGCTGGCCTGGGGCATTCTGGCGCCTATGGCCGTGATCATCGCGCGGTTTTTCAAAGTCTTGCCCGGGCAGGACTGGCCACGCGAGGTGGACAACCTGGTCTGGTGGCGCAGCCACTGGATGGGCCAGTCGCTTGTCGTGGGTCTGTCGATCCTCGGCCTCGCGCTTGTGCTGCCCAGCGACTTTGGGTCAATGAGCCTGCACAACTGGCTGGGTTACGCGGTGCTCGTCGGTGCTGCAACGCAGGTTATTCTCGGCCTCGTTCGCGGCTCCAAAGGTGGGCCAACTGACACACAGATGCGCGGACACCACTACGACATGACCCCGTGGCGGCGCATGTTCGAAGCGCTGCACAAGGGCATCGGATACACCGTCATCCTGCTGGCGATCATCACGATTGTCTTGGGCTTGTGGAAAGCCAATGGCCCGGTCTGGATGTGGCTGGTTTTGGGGATATGGTGGACCGCATTGGCGATGGGCTTCTTCAGAATGCAAAAGCGCGGCATGGCAATCGACACCTATCAGGCGATCTGGGGTACGGACCCCACACATCCCGGCAACCAGGGGCCACCTCCGGGCTGGGGCGTTCGTCGGTATGGCGAGACTATGGAAGGAAAAGAGGATGTTCGGCGTGATCGAGGGGACCGGGTTCGAAGTCATTGA
- a CDS encoding carbohydrate ABC transporter permease has product MSTPNSRANPAFYAVIALLVFMSVGPVILMFMNSFKLDVDIISGTSGLIFLPTIQNYEKALCDVLWYEPDHIDFCSLKFGNAFINSLIIALISTALTLVIGCMAAYALVRFRFMGRDTVSLSTLMVRMVPPAVLLVPVFGLWNNEFCLDRDGIVGGAIRDAFGGRGDVCLAGTHSGIILIYVAMNLPFVIWILQSFIVQVPRSLEEAARVDGAGPFQVFFKVVLPLIKPGLAAAAIFTFRIAWNEYLLASALSDRDTRTVPILIVNNMSEFNVEWGVIMATGMLLAIPPIIFTLLASRQIITGMTAGAVKG; this is encoded by the coding sequence ATGTCCACCCCCAACTCCCGCGCAAATCCTGCCTTCTACGCGGTCATTGCCCTTCTGGTCTTCATGTCCGTAGGCCCTGTGATCCTGATGTTCATGAATTCGTTCAAGCTGGACGTAGACATCATATCGGGCACCTCCGGCCTGATCTTCTTGCCGACGATCCAGAACTACGAAAAGGCGCTCTGCGACGTGCTCTGGTACGAGCCGGACCACATTGATTTCTGTTCGCTCAAGTTCGGAAACGCCTTTATCAACTCGCTGATCATCGCGCTGATCTCGACCGCGCTGACCCTCGTGATCGGGTGCATGGCGGCCTATGCGCTGGTGCGGTTCCGGTTCATGGGGCGAGACACTGTATCACTCAGCACGCTGATGGTCCGCATGGTGCCGCCTGCCGTGCTGCTCGTCCCTGTTTTCGGTTTGTGGAATAACGAGTTCTGTTTGGACCGCGATGGCATCGTCGGAGGAGCGATCCGAGACGCGTTTGGTGGCCGGGGTGATGTCTGCCTTGCAGGCACTCACTCCGGCATCATCCTGATCTACGTGGCAATGAACCTGCCCTTCGTAATCTGGATCCTGCAAAGTTTCATCGTCCAGGTGCCCCGTTCGCTTGAGGAAGCGGCGCGCGTCGATGGGGCAGGGCCATTCCAGGTGTTCTTCAAAGTCGTCCTGCCCCTGATCAAACCCGGCCTCGCCGCCGCTGCTATTTTCACCTTCCGGATCGCATGGAACGAATACTTGCTCGCCTCGGCCCTTTCAGACCGCGATACGCGCACTGTGCCGATCCTGATCGTAAACAACATGTCCGAGTTCAATGTTGAATGGGGGGTCATCATGGCGACCGGTATGCTGCTGGCAATCCCGCCCATCATCTTTACCCTGTTGGCCAGCCGCCAGATCATCACTGGCATGACCGCCGGGGCGGTCAAAGGCTGA
- a CDS encoding LacI family DNA-binding transcriptional regulator: MTRDVTGHTLQRMSHTPPKSSGPVTMRDVARAAGVSRMTVSRALKKDSPISKNTRDRILKVVREMNYVPDQMAGSLTTKRSGFVAVLVPSLNNLHFAETVQALTEELEGIGQQILLGHTDYSPDREEQLVEDMLKRRPEAIVLSYDGHSDRTIALLSDAHIPVIELWERPDNPIGHTIGFSNRKAAADMTRALIDRGYRKIAFVGEADDDWTRGAARRKGYLDAMAEAGLPTDRALKIGKPPLSIEEGAAAATRLLTDFPDTDCVFCVSDAPAFGVLSVMLKLGKSVPGDIGIAGFGDFEVSRFATPTISTVSVDPKTIGRETGQLIGKLLAEDNPVSRTLVPVPVNLTFRDSTK, encoded by the coding sequence TTGACGCGCGATGTGACCGGGCACACCCTGCAGCGCATGTCCCACACGCCACCAAAGTCTTCTGGCCCTGTCACCATGCGTGACGTGGCCCGCGCAGCCGGTGTTTCTCGCATGACAGTGAGCCGCGCACTGAAGAAGGACAGCCCAATTTCAAAGAACACACGCGACCGCATCCTCAAGGTCGTGCGCGAGATGAACTATGTCCCGGACCAAATGGCGGGCAGTCTGACGACAAAGCGGTCGGGTTTTGTGGCCGTACTGGTCCCGTCCCTCAACAACCTGCACTTTGCCGAAACCGTGCAGGCGCTGACCGAAGAACTTGAAGGGATCGGGCAGCAGATCCTGCTGGGCCACACCGACTATTCGCCTGACCGCGAGGAGCAGTTGGTCGAGGATATGCTGAAGCGCCGACCCGAGGCGATTGTGCTGTCCTACGACGGGCATTCGGACCGGACCATCGCGCTGCTGAGCGACGCGCATATCCCTGTGATCGAGCTTTGGGAGCGGCCCGATAATCCTATCGGCCACACCATCGGCTTTTCCAACCGGAAGGCGGCCGCGGACATGACACGCGCCCTAATCGACCGTGGCTATCGAAAGATCGCATTCGTGGGCGAGGCGGATGATGACTGGACCCGTGGCGCCGCGCGGCGCAAGGGGTATCTGGATGCGATGGCGGAGGCGGGCCTGCCGACTGACCGCGCTCTCAAGATCGGCAAACCGCCCCTGTCGATTGAAGAAGGCGCCGCCGCAGCCACCCGCCTGCTTACCGACTTTCCCGACACCGATTGCGTTTTCTGTGTGTCTGATGCGCCGGCGTTTGGCGTGCTGTCGGTGATGCTGAAACTGGGCAAATCCGTGCCCGGCGACATCGGCATCGCGGGTTTCGGCGATTTCGAGGTGTCGCGCTTTGCCACGCCCACGATCAGCACCGTTTCAGTGGACCCCAAAACCATCGGACGAGAGACTGGGCAACTGATCGGCAAGCTGCTTGCCGAGGACAATCCGGTGAGTCGCACATTGGTCCCGGTGCCGGTCAATTTGACCTTCCGCGACAGCACGAAATAG
- a CDS encoding ABC transporter ATP-binding protein — protein MPTIRLDNLVKRYGTVEVLHGIELEMAENEFTVLVGPSGCGKSTTLRMIAGLEDVSDGEIYVDDKPVSHLEPKERDLAMVFQDYALYPHMNVAQNISFALRLARRPKSEINAKVKEVADMVGLTDFLGRKPGALSGGQRQRVAMARALAKDSGIFLFDEPLSNLDAKLRGQMRAELALMSQRVQKNMIYVTHDQIEAMTLADRIVVMHGGYIQQQGTPEELFKRPVNKFVAGFMGMPPMNFLDGTFEERAGDIWVTGDGFDLKLTGETAAKAKAHSSRDVTLGIRPSDLNYEDGADPAGALTLDVQVSEYVGAQSVLLCKCGQAQVMVEVNSETPVALGQTLTFAVNQRGVHLFDRATETAL, from the coding sequence ATGCCCACCATCCGGCTCGACAATCTGGTCAAACGATACGGCACCGTAGAGGTCTTGCACGGGATCGAGCTTGAGATGGCCGAGAATGAATTTACCGTGCTTGTCGGCCCCTCGGGCTGCGGCAAATCCACAACCCTGCGCATGATTGCCGGATTGGAGGATGTGTCAGACGGCGAGATCTATGTGGACGACAAACCTGTTAGCCATCTGGAGCCCAAGGAACGCGATCTTGCAATGGTGTTCCAGGACTACGCGCTTTACCCGCATATGAACGTGGCGCAGAACATCAGCTTTGCCCTGCGTCTTGCACGTCGCCCGAAATCCGAAATCAACGCAAAGGTCAAGGAAGTCGCCGACATGGTCGGCCTGACCGACTTCCTGGGCCGCAAGCCCGGTGCCTTGTCAGGTGGTCAACGCCAACGGGTCGCCATGGCCCGCGCTCTCGCCAAGGATTCCGGCATTTTCCTCTTTGATGAACCGCTGTCGAACCTCGACGCGAAACTGCGCGGGCAGATGCGTGCTGAACTGGCGCTCATGAGCCAGCGGGTTCAGAAAAACATGATCTACGTCACCCACGACCAGATCGAGGCGATGACGCTCGCCGACCGCATTGTCGTCATGCACGGCGGCTACATCCAGCAGCAGGGCACGCCTGAAGAGCTGTTTAAGCGCCCGGTCAACAAGTTCGTTGCGGGCTTCATGGGAATGCCACCCATGAATTTCCTGGATGGCACGTTTGAAGAACGGGCAGGGGACATTTGGGTCACAGGCGACGGGTTTGACCTGAAGCTGACAGGCGAGACGGCAGCCAAGGCAAAAGCGCATTCCAGCCGCGATGTGACACTGGGCATCCGCCCCTCGGACCTGAACTACGAAGACGGCGCGGACCCCGCAGGCGCGCTGACGCTTGACGTGCAGGTGTCCGAATATGTCGGCGCGCAATCGGTCCTGCTCTGCAAATGCGGACAGGCCCAAGTGATGGTCGAGGTGAACTCGGAAACGCCAGTCGCGCTCGGCCAGACCCTCACATTCGCTGTCAACCAACGCGGCGTGCACCTGTTCGACCGCGCAACCGAAACCGCACTTTGA
- the gndA gene encoding NADP-dependent phosphogluconate dehydrogenase, which yields MSAAEIGVIGLGTMGAMLALNIADNGFAVAVHNRTAARIPEFMEKAGDLARRITGHAELEDFVKGLASPRNIILMVPAGDAVDAQIEQLRPLLDVDDMVIDAGNANFHDSERRAKASEEAGVPFLGIGVSGGAEGARFGPSIMGGGTPEAWDRVAHILKAISAKYEGQPCATYMGTGGAGHFVKTVHNGIEYADMQLIAEAYGVMRDGMGMDAAACGAVFDRWNKGLLQSYLIEISGKVSAATDPETGNPMLDMILDRAGQKGTGRWTVIESQMLGAPVPVIEAAVVARNMSAQRDLRLAGAKAFGPTGGAMADGTLSLDDLEQALIAGKVLCYAQGFELLIKARAEYDWDLPMAEIAKVWREGCIIRSAMLNDMASALTDAPEQNLALAPYFADVLRKNVAGLRKVAVVAMGAGQPVPALAAALNYFDTLTSARTTANMLQAQRDYFGAHSFERTDKDGSHHGPWLDQHLQG from the coding sequence ATGTCTGCAGCAGAAATCGGCGTGATCGGGTTGGGGACGATGGGGGCTATGCTGGCGCTCAACATCGCGGATAATGGTTTTGCGGTTGCGGTGCACAATCGGACCGCGGCCCGTATCCCGGAGTTCATGGAGAAGGCCGGTGATCTGGCCCGGCGGATCACAGGCCACGCGGAATTGGAGGATTTTGTGAAGGGGCTGGCCAGCCCCCGAAACATCATCCTTATGGTGCCCGCAGGTGATGCCGTCGATGCGCAGATCGAACAGCTACGCCCTCTGCTGGATGTGGATGACATGGTCATTGATGCGGGCAACGCGAATTTCCATGACAGTGAACGTCGGGCAAAAGCGTCGGAAGAGGCGGGCGTTCCGTTTCTTGGCATCGGTGTGTCCGGGGGCGCGGAAGGCGCACGGTTCGGCCCTTCCATCATGGGCGGCGGCACGCCAGAGGCTTGGGATCGTGTCGCGCATATTCTAAAGGCCATCTCGGCCAAATACGAGGGCCAGCCCTGTGCCACCTACATGGGCACGGGTGGGGCCGGGCATTTCGTCAAGACGGTGCACAATGGAATCGAATATGCCGATATGCAGCTGATTGCCGAAGCCTATGGCGTGATGCGTGATGGGATGGGAATGGATGCGGCGGCCTGCGGCGCTGTCTTTGATCGCTGGAACAAGGGGTTGTTGCAGAGCTACCTGATCGAGATTTCAGGCAAGGTGTCTGCCGCGACTGATCCCGAGACGGGCAATCCGATGCTGGACATGATCCTTGATCGTGCGGGCCAGAAAGGCACCGGGCGTTGGACTGTGATCGAGAGCCAGATGCTGGGCGCGCCTGTGCCTGTGATCGAAGCGGCTGTCGTTGCGCGCAACATGTCGGCGCAGCGCGATTTGCGTCTGGCCGGGGCCAAGGCGTTTGGTCCGACCGGTGGGGCGATGGCTGACGGCACGCTCAGCCTGGACGATCTGGAACAAGCGCTGATTGCGGGCAAGGTGCTGTGCTATGCCCAAGGCTTTGAACTGCTAATTAAAGCGCGCGCAGAATATGACTGGGACTTGCCCATGGCAGAGATTGCCAAGGTGTGGCGCGAGGGGTGCATCATTCGTTCGGCTATGCTGAACGACATGGCGTCGGCGCTTACCGACGCGCCGGAGCAGAACCTTGCGCTGGCGCCCTATTTCGCGGACGTGTTGCGCAAGAACGTTGCGGGGCTGCGCAAGGTCGCCGTCGTCGCGATGGGCGCAGGGCAACCCGTGCCAGCGCTTGCTGCCGCTTTGAACTATTTCGACACGCTGACCAGCGCGCGCACCACGGCAAACATGCTACAAGCGCAGCGTGATTACTTCGGCGCCCACAGTTTTGAGCGCACCGACAAAGATGGCAGTCATCACGGTCCCTGGCTGGATCAACACCTACAGGGGTGA
- a CDS encoding SMP-30/gluconolactonase/LRE family protein — translation MFGVIEGTGFEVIEPEFAECFVGHARVERLWTGARWSEGPVWFAAGRYLLWSDIPNNRILRYDDTDGSVSTFRQPSNNSNGHTVDRQGRLVSCEHLARRVTRTEHDGRITVIADSYQGKRLNSPNDVVVKSDGSVWFTDPSYGILMDYEGDRADSEIGACHVYRVDPSGEITIAADDYVKPNGLAFSPDESILYIADTGITHDPDGAKHIRRHTVNADGTLSGGNVFATCTEGLFDGFRIDTDGRIWSSAADGVHCINSDGVLIGKVHIPELVGNVCFGGEKLNRLFIAGTTSLYSVFLNVNGVSPL, via the coding sequence ATGTTCGGCGTGATCGAGGGGACCGGGTTCGAAGTCATTGAACCCGAATTTGCGGAGTGCTTTGTCGGCCACGCCCGGGTCGAACGGCTGTGGACTGGAGCCAGGTGGTCGGAAGGGCCGGTATGGTTCGCAGCCGGGCGGTACCTCCTATGGTCCGACATCCCCAACAACCGCATCCTGCGCTACGACGATACCGACGGGTCAGTGTCAACTTTCCGCCAGCCCTCGAACAATTCCAACGGACACACGGTTGATCGACAGGGCCGCCTTGTGTCTTGCGAACACCTCGCCCGCAGGGTCACGCGCACCGAACATGACGGAAGGATCACCGTCATTGCGGACAGCTACCAGGGCAAACGGCTAAACTCTCCCAATGACGTCGTGGTCAAATCAGACGGCTCGGTCTGGTTCACCGACCCCAGCTACGGCATCCTGATGGACTACGAAGGTGACAGGGCCGACAGCGAAATCGGCGCCTGCCACGTCTACCGCGTGGATCCATCGGGTGAGATCACAATCGCCGCCGATGATTATGTCAAACCCAACGGCCTCGCCTTTTCGCCCGACGAGTCGATACTCTACATCGCCGACACCGGCATCACACACGATCCGGATGGCGCCAAGCATATCCGCCGTCACACCGTGAACGCCGATGGCACACTTTCTGGCGGCAACGTCTTCGCAACTTGCACCGAAGGGCTGTTTGACGGTTTCCGCATCGACACCGATGGCCGCATTTGGAGTTCAGCTGCCGACGGCGTGCATTGCATCAATTCCGACGGCGTCCTGATCGGCAAGGTGCATATCCCCGAACTGGTCGGGAATGTCTGTTTCGGCGGCGAAAAGCTGAACAGGCTGTTTATCGCCGGGACAACCTCACTGTATTCCGTATTCCTCAACGTGAACGGCGTCTCACCCCTGTAG